From the genome of Cytophagales bacterium WSM2-2:
GTAGCTGTAAGTTTTATTTTCTCGTGAATCTTTGTGCGCATCTCTTTATCCAGGGTGCGGATGGTGCCGGCAAACGTTGCCTCTTCCGGAATAATGTTTTCACGAATGCCTGCATTGATTCTACCTACAGTGATGACGGCAGCTTCTTTTGTCAAATCGGTCTGACGGCTGATGATCGTCTGAAGTCCGTTGATGATCTGTGCACTCGTCACGATCGGGTCAACACTCGTCCATGGAGAAGCTCCGTGAGATTGTCTTCCTTTCACTTTTATAGAAAACCAATCGGATGCCGCCATAAATCCGCCAGGCTTGTAACCTATCTTACCTACGTCCATCGTGGATTGAATATGCATTCCGAAGACAACTTCTGCGTTTGGGTTTTCAAGTACGCCTTCCTTCACCATCACATCAGCACCTCCTACCTCGCCGAGAGGCGCGCCTTCTTCTGCTGGTTGAAAAATGAATTTGATAATTCCCTTGAGATCGCTTTTATTTTTCGTCAGTATTTCAGCGACAGACATCAGGATAGCGATGTGTGAATCATGACCACAAGCGTGCATCACTCCAGTAGGCAAACTATTATAAGTTGCCGTTTCTTTTGAAGCAAACGGAAGGCTATTGCGTTCCGTCACCGGCAATGCATCGATGTCTGCGCGCAGAGCGATGACCGGGCCGGGCTTGCCTGTTTCCAGGATAGCTACAATTCCGGTCTTAGCAATACCCGTTTGTACTTTCAATCCCAGCGACTTCAAATGGTCGGCAATGTAAGCGGCTGTTTTTACCTCACGATTGGAGAGCTCAGGAAACTGATGAACGTGCCTGCGCCATTCAATCAATTTCGGTTCAATGTCTTTAGCTTGCTGATCAAGTTTAGCCTGAAGTTTCGGATTGGTTTGACCAAAAGAAACCAGAGAGACACTAACTAAAAAAAGGGGAGCGATAAGTTTCATGAGATTGCGTTTAGGTACGGCAATCTTATGAATGTTTTTTTGGAAGGCAAACTATTTGGAATAAATCTCTTTGCCTTTGTCGTCCCACTCTTTGCGGATATACGGAGAGAATTCTTTATTGAAAGGCTCCTTGGAATAGGAGATGATGCGCTTGCGTTTTCCATTTGGATAATTTTCTATCCAGTCGCCTACTTTTTCATTCCATTTAT
Proteins encoded in this window:
- the amaA gene encoding N-acyl-L-amino acid amidohydrolase — protein: MKLIAPLFLVSVSLVSFGQTNPKLQAKLDQQAKDIEPKLIEWRRHVHQFPELSNREVKTAAYIADHLKSLGLKVQTGIAKTGIVAILETGKPGPVIALRADIDALPVTERNSLPFASKETATYNSLPTGVMHACGHDSHIAILMSVAEILTKNKSDLKGIIKFIFQPAEEGAPLGEVGGADVMVKEGVLENPNAEVVFGMHIQSTMDVGKIGYKPGGFMAASDWFSIKVKGRQSHGASPWTSVDPIVTSAQIINGLQTIISRQTDLTKEAAVITVGRINAGIRENIIPEEATFAGTIRTLDKEMRTKIHEKIKLTATKIAESVGAVAEVYIEGKTPITYNDPTLTEKMVPSLKRAAGEGKATEIHAVTGAEDFACYQEKIPGLFFFVGAKPTDIEPGKIPSHHTPDFMLDERGFITGLKAMLAVTTDYMFMKK